The Cottoperca gobio chromosome 15, fCotGob3.1, whole genome shotgun sequence genome segment GCACCGCAGAATACATGATCCATGTCATGTACATGCACTCCATCCAGTCTAATGAGACCTACTTAGAGATCCTCCCTCCCTGGGCCTTCGGTAAGTTTTTATTCTGCATGTAGTTTATCTACAGAAAATTGGATAATATAATCACATTTCgtttaatgtattaaaaatggCCTGAGCCTTTAAGCAACTCAGTGTTCATGCCAATTACTGTTTGTAGGTGAAATGAATTGACTGACTCTGTTATAGGTGCACTATAGCAGTGATTTTCCCTGATGACATCTAAATCAAAGGCCCCGTTGGCACACCTGCCATGGATAGAGATCCTTGCATACTGGGTGTTGTCCTTTGGCTCTCATCTGTACTCTTTCTACCAACTGCACAGGTTCTCCAAAGGTAAGGCAGATACTGTATACTGACATTTGTATGCCTGTTCAATGAATTGagaagaaaaagtaaagaaaatgaagctcttatttcctgttttgtaCCTCAGAGCATGAAGTGGGATTAGAGAGAGATTTCCAGTTGGAAAAGGGCCTTGTTAAGGGTTTTAAAAGGGTAAGTTCAATGTGGTTAAACCCCAACATTATGGTGCATCTCAATGAAAACGTTTGTTTTAAGTCCATAGTGTGCATTCCTAATTTAAACTATTTTGTGAAAgctttaaaaagtgtgtttcaATTCAGTTATTCAAGTTTTTAAAAGACTTTATCCAGTTGTTTGAATTcttaattcaattcaaagccTCCATTAACAGGCTTCTGGTTTGATTTTAAAGTGAATAGTTTTTTATTAGGACCCCGCAGACTTTGAGTGGAGTTTCTGGACTGAATGGGCTAAAACGTCTTTGCTGTGGACTCTGATTGGTCATGGAGTGATATCGAGATTGACCAGCATCTTTTCCCCCAAGGTAGGAAACAGCTGCTACAGTGCTGTTAAGTGGAATATTACAAATAGGTGGGTGATGTTTCAAtccaacatttctttcttctgtttctccaaTAGTTTAGGGTGCCAGCACTCGCAGTATATGGCCTCTTAGCAGCCAGCAGTGTGCTGGGGATTAAAGGTGCGAGTGTGCTGCTGGTACATCTGGGCCTGTCCTTTTCAGTGGCCCAACTGCGAAAGCCCGCTCTGTCATGGGCCTGCAACCTTCTGCTGCTCTCCACACTTCACATCCAACCACTTCAAGAGATCCAGGTGGGTTGTGTCACCTAAACTATACTTGTTCCTGATTTTGGAGGGCTGacatttaaccttttttttatgCTATGGTTCAATAAGTTCGTTCGAGAATGAATGTTCGATcagatttgattaattgtttcaaCTACCATTCGATCACCACTACATGTCATATTTGCAAAGAACACAAGAGGGCACACGACACCAAGGAGTCAAACAACCAAGCATTCAGCTGCATTACTCTGTCTCCACACCACAAGATAAAAGTTGAGTGGATTTTATTGAAAGCATGCATATTAAACGTATTCATTTAGAATTAGAGGATGAGAAAATCTTCTCTTATAATCATTGGAATTTGCTCCCAGTGTGAGGCCGTGGGAGACATCCTTTTTTAAGATTATTCTATTTGCCATTTTTGCCTTTTATTGGAGAGATAGACTGGAAAGGGGGGAAGAGAGGTGATAATATGCAACAAAGGGCCGTGGGTCGGATTTGAACCTGAGCCGCTGCGATAAGGACTCAGCCTTGGTACATGGACCACCCGCTGAGCTACCGTATTgcattgaaaatgaaagaacatCCACGACCAAGTGATATTTACCTAAACTGACTTTCCTTCAATACAGCACAACGatgaatcaatattttaattcatcattttgagttttcctttttaattcgTCTGTAAAATGCCGTCATCAATCATAATTTTGGTTGTTTTCAGCGCAATAACACCTGATTTCACGTGATGAAGTGAAATAATccgtatactgtatgtacagtatgtactgtgtataaatatgttatttaataCAGCTGTAAGTAGCTGGAAAAGCTTAAGAATGCACATTAAAAAGAGCTTGAAATTTGACTTTGGAAAAGGTTTAGGAACACTGTATAAAGCTCATTAGCTGACACATCCAGGCAATTATGCTCCAGTTCCAATGATTgggaatttaaatgtattacgtGAAAAAGACCTGACAAACCTGTGCATGCTTCTAAAGATCTGCATCTTTCACTCCTTCGCTCACACACAGTTGAGTCTTGTGTTTCAAGCACCATTTGGAAAGAAGAGGTATTCCCACTGCTGTTAAGCAGACCTCATTAAGAGTTGTCTTAAAGATGTTCtgcaaatgttctcattttaaTGTCATCTTTTGAAAGAGCATATCTAAATTTAGTCTCAGactgttaatattaatataaggATTCCCTAGGAgtgtgttaaaaataattggCCTTCCCTGTGTGTTACACAGAGAGGCTGGTATAAGACTGAGGAGGAGTACTATCTGCTACTCTTCAGTGTTGCCGTCTGTGGTCTACGCCTCATCAGCTTCAGCCTGGAGCATTGCTGGTGCCCTCTAGACTGTGGTGGAGTTGTTCAGCTCTGCTGGTTGTTTTCATACACCTTCTATCATCCTTTTTTTTACAATGGACCCATTATCACGTACAAAGACTACATTGAGCAGGTAAGAGAGCCAAGAAAAGTTAATTAAACTGCTAACATTGCCTCTTGTTTTTGTCTGGAGGAGGCAGATTGCAGCTGCTAAGTACAGGTGATCTCAGGTCAGGTTTTTAGAAACATAGTAGACAATCAGTGGTGCACTATTTACAAGAACATAATAACTTGAATCTTTCAGATTTGTAGAGAAATAGCTACAAGTGTATTTGTCTCGATGTTATTCGACCTTAACTTGTACATCCCTTCTGCACCTTTGTATGCCTGCTTGTTTTCATACCCATCTTTGGAGTAGATTTCTACATATTCATACAGcttgctcttttttttgtttgttttttttacaatcctggtgtttttattgatgttgAAGATTCAACCAGCAAGCCTTAACAACAAGCTCACCTTCTACACCTGCAGATGCGGACgcctgctgaagagtgtgacaGGGACACATCCGGTGTTATTTACTTGGTGCTCAGATCAGGACGGATCATACTATGGTGGTGCACCGCAGAATACATGATCCATGTCATGTACATGCACTCCATCCAGTCTAATGAGACCTACTTAGAGATCCTCCCTCCCTGGGCCTTCGGTAAGTTTTTATTCTGCATGTATTTTTGGCTGTTTATCTAAAGTATAACATTGATTTTGTTCAGCTTTAATGTTTCCCAGACGCTTCAGACACATGTTTAAGATGAAgaattttaaaatatgttgctCCCACCCCACAGGATTTAGTTCTAAAACTCCATCAGATATGCTGATTACTGTTTAACTCAATGGCCTCGATTCATAATCCAGTTGTCATGATGTGTTGAGTGATTTTGTACACTTTTAATAAACAGACAGAATAGGTGT includes the following:
- the hhat gene encoding protein-cysteine N-palmitoyltransferase HHAT, translating into MTSKSKAPLAHLPWIEILAYWVLSFGSHLYSFYQLHRFSKEHEVGLERDFQLEKGLVKGFKRDPADFEWSFWTEWAKTSLLWTLIGHGVISRLTSIFSPKFRVPALAVYGLLAASSVLGIKGASVLLVHLGLSFSVAQLRKPALSWACNLLLLSTLHIQPLQEIQRGWYKTEEEYYLLLFSVAVCGLRLISFSLEHCWCPLDCGGVVQLCWLFSYTFYHPFFYNGPIITYKDYIEQMRTPAEECDRDTSGVIYLVLRSGRIILWWCTAEYMIHVMYMHSIQSNETYLEILPPWAFGGLALALVQFFFVKYLVLFGFPSMLATLDKLVPPKLPRCVSIMYSFTGMWRHFDDGLYRWLIRYIYVPLGGSRHGLLYQMLSTGLAFAFVCFWHGGHDYLRYWALMNWAGVVVENGLKSFFASSFIHSIVDQNVSPAMQRRCVALLSAFSTAMLILSNLVFLGGIHVGRIFWKRVFIEGWSTMALPMLAFLYCFAQIGLEWTSHPP